The following are encoded in a window of Aromatoleum petrolei genomic DNA:
- a CDS encoding NADP-dependent glyceraldehyde-3-phosphate dehydrogenase: MNATTIQARLHALFPTETDIPADCRILAPLHQRAILLNGEMQIWKGETRPVYSPVAMRGADGSLTHVELGSFPVTGTDEADAAIAAAAKAYDNGRGQWPTMSVADRIACVENFTNQIVARRREIVNLIMWEIGKSLADSEKEFDRTIDYIKATIAELKNLDNANSRFQIVDGTIAQIRRSPLGIVLCMGPYNYPMNETFCTLIPALIMGNVVLFKPPRFGVLLYYPMLEAFRSAFPAGAINIVYGQGSVVVPHIMSSGKVNVLALIGTSKVADQLKKAHPKTNRLRAVLGLEAKNAAIILPDADIELTVKECIAGSLSFNGQRCTAIKMILVHQAIADQFLRRFCEEIGKLKIGMPWEKGVTITPLPEMAKVAYMNECIEDAVAKGAKVLNENGGASVETMFYPAVVFPVKEGMKLYREEQFGPVIPVAPFEDIETALDYVITSDHGQQVSIFGTNPDQIASLVDPLVNQVCRVNLNAQCQRSPDVFPFAGRKDSAEGTLSVHDALRSFSIRTMVAAKQTEASKKLLDSIVLGNKSNFVNTRFIL; encoded by the coding sequence ATGAACGCCACCACCATCCAAGCCCGCCTGCACGCCCTCTTCCCCACCGAAACCGACATCCCGGCCGACTGCCGCATCCTCGCGCCGCTGCACCAGCGCGCGATCCTGCTCAACGGCGAGATGCAGATCTGGAAGGGCGAGACCCGCCCGGTGTATTCCCCCGTCGCAATGCGCGGCGCCGACGGCAGCCTGACGCACGTCGAACTGGGCAGCTTCCCCGTCACCGGCACCGATGAAGCCGACGCCGCGATCGCCGCCGCGGCGAAGGCCTACGACAACGGCCGCGGCCAGTGGCCGACGATGTCGGTCGCGGACCGCATTGCCTGCGTCGAGAACTTCACCAACCAGATCGTCGCGCGCCGCCGCGAGATCGTGAACCTGATCATGTGGGAGATCGGCAAGAGCCTCGCCGACTCGGAGAAGGAGTTCGACCGCACAATCGACTACATCAAGGCGACCATCGCCGAACTGAAGAACCTCGACAACGCCAACTCGCGCTTCCAGATCGTCGACGGCACGATCGCGCAGATCCGCCGCTCGCCGCTGGGCATCGTGCTGTGCATGGGCCCGTACAACTACCCGATGAACGAGACCTTCTGCACCCTGATCCCGGCACTGATCATGGGCAATGTCGTGCTCTTCAAGCCGCCACGCTTCGGCGTGCTGCTGTACTACCCGATGCTGGAAGCCTTCCGCAGCGCCTTCCCGGCTGGCGCGATCAACATCGTGTATGGCCAGGGCAGCGTCGTCGTGCCGCACATCATGAGTTCCGGCAAGGTGAACGTGCTCGCGCTCATCGGCACCAGCAAGGTCGCAGACCAGCTGAAGAAGGCCCATCCGAAGACCAACCGCCTGCGCGCGGTGCTGGGCCTCGAAGCCAAGAACGCCGCGATCATCCTGCCGGATGCGGACATCGAGCTGACGGTCAAGGAATGCATCGCCGGTTCCCTGTCCTTCAACGGCCAGCGCTGCACCGCGATCAAGATGATCCTCGTGCACCAGGCGATCGCCGACCAGTTCCTGCGCCGCTTCTGCGAGGAGATCGGCAAGCTCAAGATCGGCATGCCGTGGGAAAAGGGCGTCACGATCACGCCGCTGCCGGAGATGGCCAAGGTCGCCTACATGAACGAGTGCATCGAGGATGCCGTCGCGAAGGGCGCGAAGGTGCTCAACGAGAACGGCGGCGCCTCGGTCGAGACGATGTTCTACCCGGCCGTGGTGTTCCCGGTGAAGGAAGGGATGAAGCTCTACCGCGAGGAGCAGTTCGGCCCGGTGATCCCGGTCGCGCCGTTCGAGGACATCGAGACCGCGCTCGATTACGTAATCACGTCCGACCACGGCCAGCAGGTGTCGATCTTCGGCACGAATCCCGACCAGATCGCGAGCCTCGTCGATCCGCTGGTGAACCAGGTCTGCCGCGTGAACCTCAACGCGCAGTGCCAGAGGAGCCCCGACGTGTTCCCCTTCGCCGGCCGCAAGGATTCGGCCGAAGGCACGCTGTCCGTGCATGACGCGCTGCGCTCATTCTCGATCCGCACGATGGTCGCCGCGAAGCAGACCGAGGCGTCGAAGAAGCTCCTCGACAGCATCGTGCTCGGCAACAAGTCGAACTTCGTGAATACGCGCTTCATCCTGTAA
- the pyk gene encoding pyruvate kinase: MPGKNTKIIATVGPASADEDTLRALAESGADVFRLNFSHGTHDDHRAVYQRIRAVEERLGRPIGVLIDLQGPKLRLGTFAEGGVTLTRGDRIRFDLDPAPGNAGRVSIPHPEIIAAVGPGHVLLVDDGKMRLQVVAKGEGVLEMEALTDGRLSDRKGVNVPDVALPLSALTAKDRRDLAFGLELGIDWVALSFVQRAADIVEARALIGDKALLMAKIEKPSALVELEEIIAQADGIMVARGDLGVELPPEDVPGLQKRIVRLCRRAGKPVVVATQMLESMISAPAPTRAEASDVATAVFDGADAVMLSAETASGKYPADALAMMSRIIARTEADPLQRQLMEAVGADPKGNTTDAIGTAIRAVAETLPLSATVAFTASGSTALRIAHQRPRSPILGLTPSQLVARRLCVVWGVRSRRSVEACAVEEIVNVAIEHCRAEGLTAPGQAVVVTAGVPFGTPGSTNLLRLAWPAGAAS, from the coding sequence ATGCCCGGCAAGAACACCAAGATCATCGCAACCGTCGGCCCCGCGAGTGCCGACGAGGACACCTTGCGCGCGCTCGCGGAATCCGGGGCGGACGTGTTCCGCCTGAACTTCAGCCACGGCACGCACGACGACCACCGCGCCGTTTACCAGCGCATCCGCGCCGTCGAAGAGCGACTCGGCCGCCCGATCGGCGTGCTGATCGACCTGCAGGGGCCGAAGCTGCGCCTGGGCACCTTCGCCGAGGGCGGCGTCACGCTGACACGCGGCGACCGCATCCGCTTCGACCTCGACCCCGCGCCGGGCAACGCCGGGCGCGTGTCCATCCCGCACCCCGAGATCATCGCGGCGGTCGGCCCCGGCCACGTGCTGCTGGTCGACGACGGCAAGATGCGCCTGCAGGTGGTCGCGAAGGGCGAAGGCGTGCTGGAGATGGAAGCGCTGACCGACGGGCGCCTGTCGGACCGCAAGGGCGTGAACGTTCCCGACGTCGCGCTGCCGCTCTCGGCGCTCACCGCCAAGGACCGCCGCGACCTCGCCTTCGGCCTGGAACTGGGCATCGACTGGGTCGCGCTGTCCTTCGTGCAACGCGCCGCGGACATCGTCGAGGCGCGCGCGCTGATCGGCGACAAGGCGCTGCTGATGGCGAAGATCGAGAAACCTTCGGCGCTGGTCGAACTCGAAGAAATCATCGCCCAGGCCGACGGCATCATGGTCGCACGCGGCGACCTCGGCGTGGAACTTCCGCCCGAGGACGTGCCTGGCCTGCAGAAGCGCATCGTGCGGCTGTGCCGCCGCGCCGGCAAGCCGGTGGTGGTCGCCACACAGATGCTCGAATCGATGATCTCGGCCCCTGCGCCCACCCGCGCCGAAGCCTCCGACGTCGCCACCGCGGTGTTCGACGGCGCCGATGCGGTGATGCTGTCGGCCGAGACCGCGTCCGGCAAGTACCCCGCCGACGCGCTCGCGATGATGAGCCGCATCATCGCCCGCACCGAGGCCGATCCGCTGCAGCGCCAGCTGATGGAAGCGGTCGGCGCCGATCCCAAGGGCAACACCACCGACGCGATCGGCACCGCGATCCGCGCCGTCGCGGAAACGCTACCGCTGTCGGCGACGGTGGCCTTCACGGCCTCCGGTTCGACTGCGCTGCGGATCGCGCACCAGCGTCCGCGCTCGCCGATCCTGGGCCTTACGCCCTCGCAGTTGGTCGCGCGCCGGCTGTGCGTCGTGTGGGGCGTACGCTCGCGCCGGTCGGTCGAAGCCTGCGCGGTCGAGGAGATCGTCAATGTCGCGATCGAGCACTGCCGCGCCGAAGGTCTCACCGCGCCCGGCCAGGCCGTCGTCGTCACCGCCGGCGTGCCCTTCGGGACCCCCGGCAGCACCAACCTGCTGCGCCTCGCGTGGCCGGCCGGAGCAGCATCGTAG
- the eda gene encoding bifunctional 4-hydroxy-2-oxoglutarate aldolase/2-dehydro-3-deoxy-phosphogluconate aldolase yields the protein MDINTLLAASPVMPVIVLDKVADAVPLARALVAGGIRVLEVTMRTAAALESVRAIRAEVPDAIVGVGTVVTPADLAAAAEAGAVFAVSPGASAELLRAGRESAIPLLPGVMTPSDVINTLAAGYTAMKLFPAAQAGGIGMLKALDGPFPQVRFCPTGGIDLASAPNFLALPNVACVGGSWLTPADRVRAGDWAAITELARAAAALRPSEAA from the coding sequence ATGGATATCAACACCCTGCTCGCCGCCAGCCCCGTGATGCCAGTGATCGTGCTCGACAAGGTCGCCGACGCGGTGCCCCTCGCCCGCGCGCTGGTCGCCGGCGGCATCCGCGTGCTGGAGGTTACGATGCGCACCGCCGCCGCGCTGGAGAGCGTACGCGCGATCCGCGCCGAAGTGCCGGACGCGATCGTCGGCGTGGGGACCGTCGTGACGCCCGCGGACCTCGCCGCTGCGGCCGAAGCGGGTGCCGTGTTCGCGGTGAGCCCCGGCGCCTCGGCCGAGCTGCTGCGTGCCGGGCGCGAGTCGGCGATCCCGCTGCTGCCGGGCGTGATGACGCCCTCCGACGTGATCAACACGCTGGCCGCCGGCTACACCGCGATGAAGCTCTTCCCCGCGGCACAGGCGGGCGGCATCGGCATGCTGAAAGCGCTCGACGGCCCCTTCCCACAGGTGCGCTTCTGCCCGACCGGCGGGATCGACCTCGCGAGCGCGCCGAACTTCCTCGCGCTGCCCAACGTCGCGTGCGTCGGCGGCTCCTGGCTCACGCCCGCCGACCGCGTGCGCGCCGGCGACTGGGCGGCGATCACCGAACTCGCCCGCGCCGCCGCGGCACTGCGCCCGAGCGAGGCCGCGTGA
- the eno gene encoding phosphopyruvate hydratase gives MTAITSIEALEILDSRGNPTLQATVRLASGHAGTAAVPSGASTGAREALELRDGDPARFGGKGVTKALANVEGPIAAALRGRDARDQGAIDALLVELDGSADKSRLGANALLAVSLATAHAAANAQGIPFYRHLGDASRGFTLPVPLMNVMNGGAHANNSLDIQECMIVPHGFSRFGDALRAGVGVFHALKNLLDKKGYPTSVGDEGGFAPNVSGTREALDLIVEAIERAGYKPGSEIALALDCAASEFHKDEAYHLDGEGKRYSRAEFCGYLADLVSDYPIVSIEDGMAEDDWAGWGVLTDRLGRRVQLVGDDLFVTNTEILAKGIEKGIANAILIKPNQIGTLSETLAAMEMAHRAGYASIASHRSGETGDTTIADLAVATACGQIKTGSASRSDRVEKYNRLLAIERELGADARFAGSKAFASR, from the coding sequence ATGACCGCCATCACCTCGATCGAAGCCCTCGAAATCCTCGACTCCCGCGGCAACCCCACCCTGCAGGCCACCGTGCGCCTCGCCTCCGGCCACGCCGGCACCGCCGCCGTCCCCTCCGGCGCCTCCACCGGCGCGCGTGAAGCCCTCGAACTGCGCGACGGCGACCCGGCGCGCTTCGGCGGCAAGGGCGTCACCAAGGCGCTCGCCAACGTCGAAGGCCCCATCGCCGCCGCGCTGAGAGGCCGCGACGCCCGCGACCAGGGCGCGATCGACGCGCTGCTCGTCGAACTCGACGGCAGCGCCGACAAGTCGCGCCTCGGCGCCAACGCGCTGCTCGCCGTGTCGCTCGCGACCGCCCACGCCGCCGCCAACGCGCAAGGCATCCCGTTCTACCGCCACCTCGGCGACGCCTCACGCGGCTTCACGCTGCCCGTGCCGCTGATGAACGTCATGAACGGCGGTGCGCACGCGAACAACAGCCTGGACATCCAGGAATGCATGATCGTGCCGCACGGCTTTTCCCGTTTCGGCGACGCGCTGCGCGCCGGCGTCGGCGTCTTCCATGCGCTGAAGAATCTCCTCGACAAGAAGGGCTACCCGACCTCGGTCGGTGACGAAGGGGGCTTCGCGCCCAACGTCAGCGGCACGCGCGAAGCGCTCGACCTGATCGTCGAAGCGATCGAGCGCGCCGGCTACAAGCCCGGTTCCGAGATCGCCCTCGCGCTCGACTGCGCCGCCTCGGAATTCCACAAGGACGAGGCCTACCACCTCGACGGCGAAGGCAAGCGCTACTCGCGCGCCGAGTTCTGCGGCTACCTCGCGGACCTCGTCAGCGACTACCCCATCGTCAGCATCGAGGACGGCATGGCCGAGGACGACTGGGCCGGCTGGGGCGTGCTCACCGACCGCCTCGGCCGCCGCGTGCAGCTCGTCGGCGACGACCTCTTCGTCACCAACACCGAGATCCTCGCCAAGGGCATCGAGAAGGGCATCGCCAACGCGATCCTGATCAAGCCCAACCAGATCGGCACGCTCAGCGAGACGCTCGCCGCAATGGAGATGGCACACCGCGCCGGCTACGCATCGATCGCCTCGCACCGCTCGGGCGAGACCGGCGACACCACGATCGCCGACCTCGCGGTGGCGACCGCCTGCGGCCAGATCAAGACCGGCTCGGCGAGCCGCTCCGACCGCGTCGAGAAGTACAACCGCCTGCTCGCGATCGAGCGCGAGCTGGGCGCGGACGCGCGCTTCGCTGGCTCCAAGGCCTTCGCGTCGCGCTGA
- a CDS encoding aldose 1-epimerase has protein sequence MRKVLRSGMEAIELHDERSGAVAVFAHRGATLLDWRVRDGSELVALTDGFVSAEELASQNGVRNGILAPFPNRIADGRYRFDGRDHDLLPGVPAADRLIYHGFLRTMDLKVANVQETTAGISVLFTGAIAADAFPGYPFALKFNVRVSFAARSIGLTVTATNVGERAAPYAAGWHPYFRLGDAPLDSLELTIPASRCVVTDAKLLPLDGEAAFLPVDEASLPDFRQPRPLGAAVIDGCYAGAAPGADGLIRSRLRDPATGRQLTIWQRGGLTHVFTGDTLARDARRAIAIEPVEAMTDAFNRPDCARDIRLSPGATSSFACGVGFDVDAARTSSTSSSNRFSATTA, from the coding sequence ATGCGCAAGGTGCTGCGCTCCGGCATGGAGGCGATCGAACTGCATGACGAGCGCAGCGGTGCCGTCGCGGTCTTCGCGCACCGCGGCGCGACGCTGCTCGACTGGCGCGTGCGCGACGGCAGCGAACTGGTGGCGCTGACCGACGGCTTCGTCTCCGCGGAAGAGCTCGCCAGCCAGAACGGCGTGCGCAATGGCATCCTCGCCCCCTTCCCCAACCGGATCGCCGACGGGCGCTACCGCTTCGACGGACGCGATCACGACCTGCTGCCCGGCGTTCCCGCCGCCGACCGGCTGATCTACCACGGTTTCCTTCGCACCATGGACCTCAAGGTCGCGAACGTGCAGGAGACCACCGCCGGCATCAGTGTGCTCTTCACGGGAGCGATCGCGGCCGATGCCTTCCCCGGCTATCCCTTCGCGCTGAAATTCAATGTGCGCGTGAGCTTCGCGGCGCGCAGCATCGGGCTCACGGTGACGGCGACCAACGTCGGCGAGCGTGCCGCGCCCTACGCCGCGGGCTGGCATCCGTATTTCCGCCTGGGCGATGCGCCCCTCGACAGCCTGGAGCTGACGATCCCCGCATCCCGCTGCGTCGTCACCGATGCGAAGCTCCTGCCGCTCGACGGCGAGGCCGCCTTCCTGCCGGTCGACGAGGCATCCCTGCCGGACTTCCGCCAGCCGCGTCCGCTCGGCGCCGCGGTGATCGACGGCTGCTATGCCGGCGCCGCACCCGGTGCCGACGGCCTGATCCGCAGCCGCCTGCGCGACCCCGCGACCGGCCGGCAGCTCACGATCTGGCAGCGCGGCGGCCTGACGCACGTCTTCACCGGCGACACGCTCGCCCGCGATGCGCGCCGTGCGATCGCGATCGAGCCGGTCGAGGCGATGACCGACGCCTTCAACCGCCCGGACTGTGCGCGCGACATCCGCCTGTCGCCGGGCGCCACCTCCAGCTTCGCCTGCGGCGTCGGGTTCGACGTCGATGCAGCGCGCACGTCCTCCACCTCCTCGTCCAACCGCTTTTCGGCGACCACCGCGTGA
- the edd gene encoding phosphogluconate dehydratase has product MSLNPILARVTDRIRTRSAASRAAYLLRMDAASRAAGTARTHVSCANQAHAYAAFEPNDKLVLRQARLPNLGIVSAYNDMLSAHQPFERMPALIKDAARRAGAVAQFAGGVPAMCDGVTQGEAGMELSLFSRDVIAMSTAVALSHNVFDGVLCLGVCDKIVPGLLIGALQFGHLPTIFVPAGPMTTGIGNDDKARVRQQFAQGLATREELLASEMAAYHGPGTCTFYGTANSNQMLMEVMGLHLPGAAFVNPGTELRDSLTRAAAQRLARITRQGDEYLPIARIVDERAIANAIVGLLATGGSTNHTIHLVAIAAAAGIHIDWNDFDELSAVVPLLTRIYPNGSADVNHFHAAGGMGFLIRELLGAGLLHGDVTTVMGEGLARHTEEPCFDGDKVAWRPAVAESLDTTVLRPATDPFSADGGLKLLKGNLGRSVIKVSAVKPEHRIVEAPAIVFSGQDDLMAAFKRGELARDFIAVVRFQGPRANGMPELHKLTPALAVLQEQGYRVALVTDGRMSGASGKVPAAIHVTPECLSGGPLAKVRDGDLIRLDAAAGTLEALVDTAEWAAREVATADLAANQHGVGRELFFNARANACGAEQGASTFGSTLPSPLPVA; this is encoded by the coding sequence ATGTCCCTCAACCCCATCCTCGCCCGCGTCACCGACCGTATCCGCACCCGCAGTGCCGCCTCACGCGCCGCCTATCTGCTGCGGATGGATGCCGCGAGCCGCGCGGCCGGCACCGCGCGCACCCACGTTTCCTGCGCCAACCAGGCGCACGCCTACGCCGCCTTCGAGCCGAACGACAAGCTGGTGCTGCGCCAGGCGCGCCTGCCCAACCTCGGGATCGTGTCCGCCTACAACGACATGCTCTCCGCCCACCAGCCCTTTGAACGCATGCCCGCGCTGATCAAGGACGCGGCGCGCCGCGCCGGGGCGGTGGCGCAGTTCGCGGGCGGCGTGCCGGCGATGTGCGACGGCGTCACGCAGGGCGAAGCGGGCATGGAGCTGTCGCTCTTCTCGCGCGACGTGATCGCGATGTCGACGGCGGTCGCGCTGTCGCACAACGTCTTCGACGGCGTGCTGTGCCTGGGCGTGTGCGACAAGATCGTACCGGGCCTGCTCATCGGCGCGCTGCAGTTCGGCCACCTGCCGACGATCTTCGTGCCGGCCGGCCCGATGACGACCGGCATCGGCAACGACGACAAGGCGCGCGTGCGGCAGCAGTTCGCGCAGGGCCTGGCGACGCGCGAGGAGCTGCTGGCGTCGGAGATGGCCGCCTACCACGGCCCCGGCACCTGCACCTTCTACGGCACCGCGAACAGCAACCAGATGCTGATGGAAGTGATGGGCCTGCACCTGCCCGGCGCGGCCTTCGTGAATCCGGGCACCGAATTGCGCGACAGCCTCACCCGCGCCGCCGCGCAGCGCCTCGCGCGCATCACGCGCCAGGGCGACGAGTACCTCCCGATCGCCAGGATCGTCGATGAACGCGCGATCGCCAACGCCATCGTCGGCCTGCTCGCCACCGGCGGCTCGACCAACCACACGATCCACCTCGTCGCGATCGCCGCCGCCGCGGGCATTCACATCGACTGGAACGACTTCGACGAGCTGTCCGCCGTGGTGCCGCTGCTCACGCGCATCTACCCCAACGGCAGCGCCGATGTGAACCACTTCCACGCCGCCGGCGGCATGGGCTTCCTGATCCGCGAGCTGCTCGGCGCGGGGCTGCTGCACGGCGATGTGACGACGGTGATGGGCGAAGGCCTGGCGCGGCACACCGAGGAACCCTGCTTCGACGGAGACAAGGTCGCGTGGCGGCCCGCCGTCGCGGAAAGCCTCGACACCACGGTGCTGCGCCCGGCGACGGATCCGTTCAGCGCCGACGGCGGCCTGAAGCTGCTGAAGGGCAACCTGGGACGCTCGGTGATCAAGGTGTCCGCGGTGAAGCCCGAGCACCGCATCGTCGAGGCACCGGCCATCGTCTTCAGCGGCCAGGACGACCTGATGGCGGCCTTCAAGCGCGGCGAACTGGCGCGCGACTTCATCGCCGTGGTGCGGTTCCAGGGCCCGCGCGCGAACGGCATGCCCGAGCTGCACAAGCTGACCCCCGCGCTCGCGGTGCTGCAGGAGCAGGGCTACCGCGTCGCGCTGGTCACCGACGGGCGCATGTCGGGCGCCTCCGGCAAGGTGCCGGCGGCGATCCACGTGACGCCGGAATGCCTGTCCGGCGGACCGCTCGCGAAGGTGCGCGACGGCGACCTGATCCGCCTCGACGCCGCGGCCGGCACGCTGGAGGCGCTGGTCGATACCGCCGAATGGGCCGCGCGCGAGGTCGCGACGGCCGATCTCGCCGCCAACCAGCACGGCGTCGGCCGCGAACTCTTCTTCAATGCCCGCGCCAACGCCTGCGGTGCCGAACAGGGGGCCAGCACCTTCGGCTCCACCCTGCCCAGCCCGCTGCCGGTCGCCTGA
- the ppc gene encoding phosphoenolpyruvate carboxylase — protein sequence MNAALPADPNPDKDQALRDDIRLLGRLLGDTVRAREGEAVFELVERIRRDSIRFRRDADHGARAELEAALDRLSREDTLHVVRAFSYFSHLANLAEDQHHIRRSRAHLIAGSAPREGSLALAMNRALDAGLDATALSDFFASAQIVPVLTAHPTEVQRKSILNCQTAIARLLDQRDRMLLTPEECRENHDALRRGVLTLWQTRMLRPAKLSVVDEVNNGLGYHETTFLREVPRLYANIEDALAERDESLAAHELPAFLQVGSWIGGDRDGNPFVTADMLEQALAMQCERVLDHYLDELEILASQLSLASLLVPASDELLALADTSPDRSPHRSDEPYRRAVTGIRARLAATRHALLGDPAAPAAARPTAPDAVPPYADPQALAADLDIVHRSLLANGSAELAHGRLRRIRRAVSVFGFHLAPIDLRQNSEVHERVVAELLEVAQPGTRYGRLTEEQRISLLVAELASARPLHSPHYTYSEETASELAIFRMAREAHRRYGPASVPNAIISKTDGVSDLLELAVLLKEAGLLDPRSDTLAVNVIPLFETIADLQASGPVMDRLLSLPTWKRLLPSRDRTQEVMLGYSDSNKDGGFLTSGWELYKAEIALVEVSRRHDVRLRLFHGRGGSVGRGGGPSYQAILAQPGGAVQGQIRLTEQGEVIGAKYGNPDVGRRNLEVLVAATLEATLLSGDEPAPRPDFLEAMDDLSDAAFRAYRALVYETDGFETYFRESTIVDEIAQLNIGSRPAARKKTFAIEDLRAIPWVFSWSQCRLMLPGWFGFGAAVDAFVGRHGAAGLDRLRAMHREWPFFATLLSNMDMVLAKSDIAIASRYAGLVRDVQLRDAIFPRIRAEHEATVAALLKITGQCELLDANPLLKRSIRNRFPYLDPLNHVQVELLRRHREGADDERIRRGIHLSINGIAAGLRNSG from the coding sequence GTGAACGCTGCCCTCCCCGCTGATCCGAACCCCGACAAAGACCAGGCCCTGCGCGACGACATCCGCCTGCTGGGCCGCCTCCTCGGCGACACGGTGCGCGCCCGCGAAGGCGAGGCGGTGTTCGAGCTCGTCGAACGCATCCGCCGCGACTCCATCCGCTTCCGCCGCGACGCCGACCACGGCGCACGCGCGGAGCTCGAAGCCGCGCTCGACCGCCTCTCGCGCGAGGACACCCTGCACGTCGTGCGCGCCTTCAGCTACTTCTCGCACCTCGCGAACCTCGCCGAAGACCAGCACCACATCCGCCGCTCGCGCGCACACCTGATCGCGGGCTCCGCGCCGCGCGAAGGCAGCCTCGCGCTGGCGATGAACCGCGCCCTCGACGCCGGCCTCGACGCCACCGCCCTGTCCGATTTCTTCGCCAGCGCGCAGATCGTGCCGGTCCTCACCGCCCACCCCACCGAAGTCCAGCGCAAGAGCATCCTCAACTGCCAGACCGCGATCGCGCGCCTGCTCGACCAGCGCGACCGTATGCTGCTCACGCCTGAGGAATGCCGCGAGAACCACGACGCGCTGCGCCGCGGCGTGCTGACGCTGTGGCAGACCCGCATGCTGCGCCCCGCCAAGCTCTCGGTCGTCGACGAGGTCAACAACGGCCTCGGCTACCACGAGACCACCTTCCTGCGCGAAGTGCCGCGCCTCTACGCGAACATCGAGGACGCGCTGGCCGAGCGCGACGAAAGCCTCGCGGCGCACGAACTCCCCGCCTTCCTGCAAGTCGGCAGCTGGATCGGCGGCGACCGCGACGGCAACCCCTTCGTCACCGCCGACATGCTCGAACAGGCGCTGGCGATGCAGTGCGAACGCGTGCTCGATCACTATCTCGACGAACTGGAGATCCTCGCCTCGCAGCTCTCCCTCGCCTCGCTGCTGGTGCCCGCCTCGGACGAGCTGCTCGCGCTCGCCGACACCTCGCCAGACCGCTCGCCGCACCGCAGCGACGAACCCTACCGGCGTGCCGTCACCGGCATCCGTGCGCGCCTCGCGGCGACCCGGCATGCGCTGCTCGGCGACCCCGCCGCACCGGCGGCGGCCCGCCCCACCGCGCCCGACGCGGTCCCCCCCTACGCCGACCCGCAAGCCCTCGCCGCCGACCTCGACATCGTTCATCGCTCACTGCTTGCGAACGGCTCGGCCGAACTCGCCCACGGCCGCCTGCGCCGCATCCGCCGCGCGGTCTCCGTGTTCGGCTTCCACCTCGCGCCGATCGACCTGCGCCAGAACTCCGAGGTGCACGAGCGCGTCGTCGCCGAACTGCTCGAAGTGGCCCAGCCCGGCACCCGCTACGGCAGGCTCACCGAGGAGCAACGCATCTCGCTGCTGGTCGCCGAACTCGCCAGCGCGCGGCCCCTGCACTCTCCCCACTACACCTACTCCGAAGAGACGGCCTCCGAGCTCGCGATCTTCCGCATGGCGCGCGAAGCGCACCGCCGCTACGGCCCGGCCTCCGTGCCCAACGCGATCATCTCCAAGACCGACGGCGTGTCCGACCTGCTCGAACTCGCCGTGCTGCTCAAGGAAGCCGGCCTGCTCGATCCGCGCAGCGACACGCTCGCCGTGAACGTGATCCCGCTCTTCGAGACCATCGCCGACCTGCAGGCGAGCGGCCCGGTGATGGACCGCCTGCTCTCGCTGCCCACCTGGAAGCGCCTCCTCCCCTCGCGCGACCGGACGCAGGAAGTCATGCTCGGTTATTCGGATTCCAACAAGGACGGCGGCTTCCTCACCTCCGGCTGGGAGCTGTACAAGGCCGAGATCGCGCTGGTCGAAGTCTCCCGCCGTCACGACGTGCGCCTGCGCCTCTTCCACGGCCGCGGCGGCTCCGTGGGGCGCGGCGGCGGGCCGAGCTACCAGGCCATCCTCGCGCAGCCCGGCGGCGCCGTGCAGGGCCAGATCCGCCTCACCGAACAGGGCGAGGTCATCGGCGCAAAGTACGGCAACCCCGACGTCGGCCGCCGCAACCTCGAAGTGCTGGTCGCCGCGACCCTCGAAGCGACGCTGCTCTCCGGCGACGAACCCGCCCCGCGCCCGGACTTCCTGGAAGCCATGGACGATCTCTCCGACGCGGCCTTCCGCGCCTACCGCGCCTTAGTCTACGAGACGGACGGCTTCGAGACCTACTTCCGCGAGTCGACCATCGTCGACGAGATCGCCCAGCTCAACATCGGCTCGCGCCCCGCCGCCCGCAAGAAGACCTTCGCGATCGAAGACCTGCGCGCGATCCCGTGGGTCTTCAGCTGGTCGCAGTGCCGCCTGATGCTGCCCGGCTGGTTCGGCTTCGGCGCCGCCGTCGACGCCTTCGTCGGCCGCCACGGCGCCGCCGGACTCGACCGCCTGCGCGCGATGCACCGCGAGTGGCCCTTCTTCGCGACGCTCCTCTCGAACATGGACATGGTGCTCGCCAAGAGCGACATCGCGATCGCCAGCCGCTACGCCGGCCTCGTGCGCGACGTGCAACTGCGCGACGCGATCTTCCCGCGCATCCGCGCCGAACACGAGGCGACCGTCGCGGCCTTGCTGAAGATCACCGGTCAGTGCGAGTTGCTGGACGCCAACCCCCTGCTGAAGCGTTCGATCCGCAACCGCTTCCCCTACCTCGACCCGCTCAACCACGTGCAAGTCGAACTCCTGCGCCGCCACCGCGAAGGCGCCGACGACGAACGCATCCGTCGCGGCATCCACCTGTCGATCAACGGCATCGCGGCCGGCCTGCGCAACAGCGGATAA